The following proteins come from a genomic window of Microcoleus sp. bin38.metabat.b11b12b14.051:
- a CDS encoding DNA adenine methylase, producing MSAGAPSFVLPRPFLKWAGGKTRLIGQYQPYFPEKFKNYYEPFVGGGAVFFYLAQQHPSLQVVLTDVNPELINAYCCVRDRVEELIELLLEHACEHTKDNLDYYYSVRSRSYNTDTERAARLIYLNKTCYNGLYRENSKGQFNVPMGRYKNPNICQADLLRSVSSLLAPAQIEVRKFDQILDFATSSEDLVYFDPPYYPISATSNFTAYSRDNFKESEQLKLRDVFAELAERGVKVMLSNSNCDFIKEIYSDPQAFTRERRPKLIEISASRGINSKSCQRGQVKELLICSF from the coding sequence ATGTCTGCTGGCGCACCTTCTTTCGTCTTGCCGCGTCCATTTCTGAAATGGGCTGGAGGCAAAACTAGGTTGATTGGACAATATCAACCTTATTTTCCTGAAAAGTTCAAAAATTACTACGAGCCTTTTGTGGGCGGCGGAGCTGTATTTTTTTACTTAGCACAACAGCACCCTTCTTTGCAAGTTGTGTTAACAGATGTTAATCCTGAGTTAATTAATGCCTATTGCTGTGTCAGGGATCGAGTAGAGGAGCTAATTGAGCTGTTGTTGGAGCACGCCTGCGAACACACCAAGGACAATCTTGATTATTATTACTCCGTGCGATCGCGCTCCTACAACACAGACACAGAAAGAGCCGCTCGCCTGATTTACCTTAATAAAACTTGTTACAACGGCCTCTACAGAGAAAACTCCAAAGGTCAATTTAATGTGCCGATGGGCAGATACAAAAATCCTAACATTTGTCAAGCAGATTTATTGCGATCGGTCTCCTCTTTACTCGCGCCCGCTCAAATTGAAGTCAGGAAATTCGATCAAATTTTGGATTTTGCTACCAGCAGCGAAGACTTAGTTTACTTTGACCCGCCCTACTATCCGATTAGTGCCACAAGTAACTTCACCGCTTACAGCCGGGATAATTTTAAAGAATCCGAACAGCTCAAACTCAGAGACGTTTTTGCAGAACTTGCAGAACGTGGCGTCAAAGTTATGCTATCTAATTCTAACTGCGACTTCATCAAAGAAATCTACAGCGATCCTCAAGCTTTTACAAGAGAGCGGCGCCCCAAACTAATTGAAATATCAGCATCTAGGGGAATTAACTCTAAAAGTTGCCAGCGCGGCCAAGTCAAGGAATTATTAATATGTTCATTTTGA
- a CDS encoding PadR family transcriptional regulator codes for MKFEHIYQFFQDPPPVYLNKELAVCYILSVLLRGDSYGTELIGQLEREFPIYRLSDTVLYSALKFLEDEAVITGYWKKVEGRGRPRRMYQILPEWRHQAQDLARLWHDYIGQGNGGSGRRPRALESGHTG; via the coding sequence ATGAAATTTGAACACATCTATCAATTCTTTCAAGACCCCCCTCCTGTTTATCTAAACAAGGAACTGGCAGTGTGCTACATTCTCTCGGTGTTATTGCGCGGAGATTCCTACGGTACAGAACTCATCGGACAACTAGAGCGGGAATTCCCCATCTACCGACTTTCTGATACCGTCCTCTACAGCGCTCTGAAATTCCTCGAAGATGAAGCCGTAATCACCGGTTACTGGAAAAAAGTAGAAGGACGCGGCCGCCCCCGCCGGATGTATCAAATCCTGCCGGAGTGGCGCCACCAAGCTCAAGACCTGGCTCGTCTGTGGCACGACTATATCGGTCAGGGCAACGGCGGCTCTGGGCGTCGGCCCCGGGCCTTAGAAAGCGGTCACACGGGTTAG
- a CDS encoding DUF3155 domain-containing protein produces MARRRKRKSRRRQEGRRILECVPQYSIESGEDKPVTAARKFIHAEGIAPPALLLVKRNEHTTDRYFWAEKGLFGAQYVEENHFLFPSLKVMLEATSEKIPVVSASRA; encoded by the coding sequence TTGGCCAGGAGACGCAAACGCAAGAGTCGCCGCCGACAAGAAGGACGCAGAATTTTAGAGTGTGTGCCTCAATATAGCATCGAGAGCGGCGAAGATAAACCCGTAACAGCGGCTCGCAAGTTCATCCATGCTGAAGGCATTGCTCCCCCAGCTTTGCTGTTAGTAAAGCGTAACGAGCATACCACCGATAGATACTTCTGGGCTGAAAAAGGTTTATTCGGAGCCCAATACGTAGAAGAGAACCATTTCTTGTTTCCCAGCTTAAAGGTGATGCTGGAAGCCACATCAGAAAAAATTCCTGTGGTGTCCGCCAGTCGCGCATAA
- a CDS encoding cofactor assembly of complex C subunit B, whose product MDTAVLPSTFVLTLLLAVGLFFFIKASVKDRIEQVKLASESAQESLLTQLQEYFASRAYRVAAVDAPNYKVTFEGFVRPSLFLAIFLTLLSAGGTLCLGLVLGMLVPQQGQIFLALVLLSPLAGVFYWKRAGRSEQVCLKLESVAESGTKTKSLVTVRAHRDELAAMQEALDLKLLED is encoded by the coding sequence ATGGATACTGCTGTTCTTCCTTCAACCTTTGTGTTGACGCTGCTGTTGGCTGTTGGCTTGTTTTTCTTCATCAAGGCCTCAGTCAAAGATCGCATCGAACAAGTCAAGCTTGCTTCAGAGAGCGCCCAAGAGTCACTGTTGACCCAGCTACAAGAGTATTTTGCTTCTAGGGCTTACCGAGTTGCAGCCGTCGATGCCCCCAACTATAAAGTCACCTTTGAGGGTTTTGTACGGCCGAGTTTGTTTTTAGCTATTTTTCTAACTTTGCTGAGTGCAGGTGGCACTCTGTGCTTGGGACTTGTTTTGGGAATGCTCGTGCCGCAGCAAGGTCAAATTTTCCTAGCTTTGGTACTGCTGTCCCCGCTGGCCGGAGTGTTTTATTGGAAACGAGCCGGACGATCCGAGCAAGTTTGCTTGAAACTCGAATCCGTCGCTGAGTCTGGAACCAAAACTAAGAGCTTGGTTACTGTGCGAGCTCACCGCGACGAACTCGCAGCTATGCAAGAAGCTTTAGATTTAAAACTTCTAGAAGATTAA
- a CDS encoding metallophosphoesterase — MSIKRRHFLILGSLSSLGFAGVWKMLQLRTSWGTDANAAVPSNFEAPRAIVPLPASQPILRFISVADTGTGAEGQYAVAGAMAQYHRENPFNVAVLAGDNIYNNGEFEKINAVFEQPYQPLLQQNVKFYACLGNHDIRTANGDPQVKYAGFNMQGRYYTFRRDPVQFFALDTNDNADWKNQLVWLEKELSQSTAPWKVVFGHHPIYSSGVYGSNQSFIKTFTPLFQKYGVQLYINGHEHSYERTRSIDGTTYLICGAGAGTRPVGRSEWTEFSASRLSFATFDVYEDRMFVSSIGTDKQVFDRGAIAVRSA; from the coding sequence ATGAGTATCAAACGCCGTCACTTTCTAATTTTAGGCAGTCTGAGCAGCTTAGGTTTTGCCGGAGTCTGGAAAATGCTTCAGCTTCGGACTTCTTGGGGTACAGATGCCAATGCTGCTGTGCCTTCTAATTTTGAGGCCCCAAGGGCGATCGTTCCATTGCCGGCCTCACAGCCTATTCTACGCTTTATTTCGGTGGCCGACACCGGCACCGGGGCTGAAGGTCAGTATGCTGTAGCTGGGGCGATGGCGCAATATCACCGCGAAAATCCTTTTAATGTAGCTGTTCTCGCCGGTGATAATATCTACAATAACGGCGAATTTGAAAAAATTAATGCTGTTTTCGAGCAGCCTTATCAGCCGCTATTGCAGCAAAACGTTAAATTTTATGCTTGTTTGGGAAATCACGACATCCGCACGGCTAACGGCGACCCGCAAGTTAAATATGCGGGTTTTAATATGCAAGGTCGCTACTATACTTTTCGGCGCGATCCGGTACAGTTTTTTGCTTTAGATACCAATGATAATGCGGATTGGAAAAATCAGCTTGTTTGGCTGGAGAAAGAATTGAGTCAAAGCACTGCACCGTGGAAAGTCGTGTTCGGCCACCACCCGATTTATTCCTCTGGCGTGTACGGCTCCAATCAATCTTTTATTAAGACTTTTACGCCTTTGTTTCAAAAGTACGGCGTGCAGCTTTATATCAACGGACACGAGCACAGTTACGAACGCACTCGCTCGATTGACGGTACGACTTATTTGATTTGCGGTGCTGGCGCGGGCACTCGTCCGGTGGGACGTTCTGAGTGGACGGAGTTTTCTGCTAGCCGCCTGAGTTTTGCGACGTTTGATGTCTATGAAGACCGAATGTTTGTCAGTTCTATCGGTACTGACAAGCAGGTTTTTGACCGCGGAGCGATCGCAGTGCGATCGGCTTAA
- a CDS encoding DUF751 family protein, whose product MQDFINNVSRYPRFFITICLGIFFFLFERLQPLLTRPATAIALITSIVATFVFLTFTLRAMLGLSPV is encoded by the coding sequence ATGCAAGATTTCATTAATAACGTCTCTCGCTACCCCCGCTTTTTCATTACGATTTGTCTGGGGATTTTCTTTTTCCTGTTCGAGCGACTCCAGCCCCTGCTCACTCGACCGGCAACTGCGATCGCCCTGATTACTTCGATTGTAGCGACTTTCGTGTTTCTAACTTTTACACTGCGCGCTATGTTAGGTCTGAGTCCGGTTTAA
- a CDS encoding PD-(D/E)XK nuclease superfamily protein, whose amino-acid sequence MNRGCRANKTGFVLEATVEGTLRGHGYLEICPELPKKRKLDWLLLSTANPKRYAKQVYIGSSIYETEINVDFYIVGSALSPLGLIVECKWQEDKGSVDEKYPYLNLNIKSCYRVPTIVIVGGNGMRQGSIDWFKKQIPDNQNLLGVHKLEAFITWANKHL is encoded by the coding sequence ATGAATAGGGGTTGTAGAGCCAATAAAACTGGTTTTGTTTTAGAAGCAACTGTAGAAGGTACCTTGAGAGGTCACGGATATCTCGAAATCTGTCCCGAGTTGCCGAAAAAGCGCAAGCTAGATTGGCTCTTGCTCTCCACGGCAAATCCCAAGCGCTATGCTAAACAAGTTTATATCGGGTCTAGCATTTATGAAACTGAAATAAATGTGGATTTTTATATTGTTGGTTCGGCTTTGTCTCCTCTCGGTCTCATTGTTGAGTGCAAGTGGCAAGAAGATAAAGGTTCCGTTGATGAGAAGTATCCTTATCTCAATTTAAATATCAAAAGTTGCTACCGGGTTCCCACTATTGTGATCGTGGGCGGCAACGGTATGAGGCAAGGTTCGATCGACTGGTTTAAAAAACAAATTCCCGACAATCAAAATTTGTTGGGAGTTCACAAGCTCGAAGCTTTTATTACTTGGGCTAACAAACATCTTTAA